One window of Chloroflexota bacterium genomic DNA carries:
- the minC gene encoding septum site-determining protein MinC, with the protein MSYVTFKGTREGIVITLGNGGWRAMMNELGAQLSRSSAQSFFRGARVLLETGGRAVEVAQLEELIAMLAQHEMTLVSVMGEAHAQATFDQLRATIPPPEAPPEQVAPGAAAEHAPLVLRRTIRSGQVVRHTGPVIVIGDVNPGAEVIADGDVIVWGKLRGVVHAGANGDEHAWVGALILMPTQLRIGHYIARAPEGNRVLRWPAEIARVRNGHILIEPWGT; encoded by the coding sequence ATGAGCTACGTCACATTCAAGGGAACCCGCGAAGGAATTGTCATCACGCTCGGCAACGGCGGCTGGCGCGCGATGATGAACGAACTGGGCGCGCAGCTGAGTCGGTCCAGCGCGCAATCGTTTTTTCGCGGCGCGCGCGTCTTGCTTGAAACCGGCGGACGCGCGGTCGAGGTCGCGCAGCTCGAAGAGTTGATCGCGATGCTCGCGCAACACGAGATGACGCTGGTGTCCGTGATGGGCGAAGCGCACGCGCAAGCCACGTTCGATCAATTGCGCGCGACGATTCCGCCGCCCGAAGCGCCCCCGGAGCAAGTCGCGCCCGGCGCAGCCGCCGAGCACGCGCCGCTGGTGTTGCGTCGCACGATTCGCTCAGGTCAGGTCGTGCGCCACACCGGCCCCGTCATCGTGATCGGCGATGTCAACCCCGGCGCGGAAGTGATCGCGGACGGCGACGTGATCGTCTGGGGCAAACTGCGCGGCGTCGTCCACGCCGGCGCAAACGGCGACGAACATGCCTGGGTCGGCGCGTTGATTCTCATGCCGACGCAGTTGCGGATCGGGCATTATATCGCGCGCGCGCCGGAAGGGAACCGCGTGCTGCGCTGGCCCGCCGAAATCGCGCGCGTACGCAATGGACACATTCTGATCGAACCCTGGGGTACATAG